DNA from Mycobacteriales bacterium:
GCCGCTCGGGCACGGGACCCGGACCTCGTACATGAACAGGAACGTGTCGTTCGAGTCGTAGGCGCGGATCTGCGCGTGGAAGTCGTAGTCGCAGCCGGGGCCCGGGTTGACGACGCGCGTCCACGCGGCGTGGCACTTCGAGGAGTAGCGCATCTCGTAGTGCCGCAGGCTGGCGTACGCCGTGAACTCGTCCACCGTCCGCGCGTCCGGCTCGCACCCGTACGCCTGCGGGTCCTTGCCGGTGCAGCCGCTCCCGTAGCAGCTCGGCACGACCGGGGCCGGGTCCGGCGAGCCGGGGTCCCCGTTGCCGCGGTACACGACCGTGCCGAGCGCGTAGACCTGGCCGTAGCTGGACGCCGCCCCGTACCCCTGGCCGTCGGCGGTGACGCCGACGCCGACCATCGAACCGGTGAACCCGGTCGGGTTGCCGCGGTAGACGACGTTGAACGCGTACATCTGGCCGGCGCT
Protein-coding regions in this window:
- a CDS encoding DUF2690 domain-containing protein — its product is YVAISSAGQVYAFGSVVYRGNPVGFGGTISSISTTPNGQGYAAISTAGQVYAFNVVYRGNPSGFSGSMKSISVTANGQGYLAMSSAGQMYAFNVVYRGNPTGFTGSMVGVGVTADGQGYGAASSYGQVYALGTVVYRGNGDPGSPDPAPVVPSCYGSGCTGKDPQAYGCEPDARTVDEFTAYASLRHYEMRYSSKCHAAWTRVVNPGPGCDYDFHAQIRAYDSNDTFLFMYEVRVPCPSGTAWTKMISYNTWVRTCEAYWQNFAPSECTEVH